The sequence ATTTCTGAATCATGAACTCAGCGTTCACagaatgatgtgtgtgtgtgcacacacgtgtgtgtgtggaacatgcatacatacatacatacacgcaGGAAGGGTTGCAGGGATGATGTCACTGTCCTGGTGTCTGAGTGGCACCTGTTCTGCACAGTGGGGATGGATTTAAAGAGCCACATGGCCTTCCCTATCCAAGGCTCACAGGAACCAACCATTGGCATTGGTGAGAGGGCTGGCAAGGACCCAATATGGAGAACAAAGTCTTGAAACAAAGGGAAACCCTTTTCCTCTTAAATTATTCTGACTTTTATGAGTACATTACAGACCACAGTACCTCTGCAAATAGGAAGGTGGTAAAAGATGTTAATGGTCCTGCAAGTTGTAATAATGACTTGCAAATCTGTTTAAGTTTTATAGGTACCACTTTACTGTTACATGTGCATATTTGACAGTTGCCGTTACACACTTCTATTTTTTATAGGCAATCTGCTGTCACTCTATTTGTTGATACATTTGTTCACATCTTTTATGTAATAAATCTTCATTATTCGATCTGGTTGAGAGTAATGAACATTATGGTTAATCAAATGTTGTAATAAGTAGAATTATCCCATATATCAATTTTCAAATCATAAAAACCTGTGTCAGATTCTGTGCTTCAAATCTAGGAAGATTAAcattattatatcttttttttttgtctttttgccttttctagggccgcacctgcggcatatggaggtgcccaggctaggagtctaatcggagctgtagctgccagcctacaccagagccatagcaacgcaggatgcaggatgtctgcgacctacatcacagctcacggcaacgccggatcgttaacccactgagtgagggcagggatcaaacccgcaaactcatggtcctagtcggattcgttaaccactgagccacgacgggaactccaacataattATATCTTATACatggtttatccattccaaagcatTAGAATTATATATGCTAAATATAAATGACTGTTTTTAGTGACTCAGAAGtaattttagagttttaaaaactcTCTTGATCATCAATGTATTAATGTTAATTTTCATGATATGTTAGTTAATTTTCAATTAACCACAAAATGCTGGTTAATTAGGTTATTATTAATGGAATTTGAACAAAAAATTTTCTGTGTTCACTGGAAATTCTTGACAATAGGAATCAGCTactttttatttggagaaattcttttcaGTGGAGAACCTTTACTCAAAAATGTTCATGTCTCCGAAATCAAATACTTTTGAGTTGTGTAGAATTTTCAGAGATTAAAATATCATGGAAATAATCCGTATTCTATTTGGTTCAATTAGAATGTTCTGAATTCATGGCAGTCTTGGCCACCCCTTGTTGACCTCATTAAACAGGTAACTCACCCAAGGAAAATGTGATCTTTTCAGATGAGTTATTCCACACTTTGTTTCCAGGGACCGGAGACAGAGCCATACACCAGATGGTCAGGTTATCTGATTGGGCTGGTTTATTATCATACAAGCTTGTCAAAACAGACTTCAGTTCCAAAAATCCacctttgtcttttctctcttcattaGCAATGTATATTTCTACAAGGCAGATAAGAACAAGGTTAGTCACCAATGTCTTGGCATCGTTAAACCACATAACGATGCCAAGACATGGCTGGAGACAGTTTGTCAACATAGAGACTAAGGTGGTCAATCCTCAGCTTCTGTGCCATGAGCATTTGTTCTGGCAGGGCTGGAGTTAACCTGGACTGCTGTGTTCAAGCTCCTGTATTGATCCATGGTCAAGGTATGAAATGTACTGATTGCTTTCTTTGTGATCATCGGTCTAGCGGGTTTGGGGTCAGGTTTTCCCAGCTCATCTGCATTATTTATTGATGATGGTGAGATGGATGATTTGCTCCTGGCCTGGGTGAAAACCTGACAGGACTCTGTTGAGTGTGGGCATGCAGTAGGACTATGCCTAAGTGgtcagtgaaaaataaaaccatctcaGCTGACACTCCATTTTGGGCCCCTCACTTTGAGGTGCTCTGTGCCATACTGGTGGGTCTTCTTCACAGAGGGAGGGCAAAGGAACCCACATCTGACTTCTGGATCTTTTGCtgtaaatgtatacatgtgatGCATATCCTTACTTTGAGGATATTGTTGCTATATTGTATCCTCTTCCTTAAAAAAGCTGTTGATTCATAACCATTGTCATTTTGGGTCCTGTGAGTTTTCTTTAGAAATAGAACCTGCTAAACTGCCATTCTTGGTACAACTTCCAAAGAACATACATGGCAGCAGGAAATTAATGTAAATCTCTCTGTCACTGTAGGCCAGAACTTTCTGCTCTTACAACTTCTTGACGTAGAAGGTTCTAAATGCTAGTTCTAAAGTTTTTACTTGCCAAAGTATTAACAAAATGCAACTGCATGCTGGTAAAATTCTGGCCACACTGTCTGGCCTCACAGTTGGAAGGGTAATGAGTACATCAAATCAGGGCTTATTTAACAGAACATTATCTATAACGATCTTTAATGGATATTTTCAGGATTGTATCCTGCCATTATTGTGCATGTCTTTAAAGTGGTCTAATAACAAAACCAGTAATAGAAACAAAATGAATCAGGTGGATCAATATGATCACTCGGcaacatacattttaaatgctatcaattaaaaataataatgcactAAATGTTATGTGACTCAGTTGCCACTGAAAATACATTGAGCTCTGAGGAAAAATGACTCAGGAGAAAGGAGCAGGGCTGTTGTCCCAGGCAGGAAACAGCTGGGATTGTTCTGGTCGAGGCTGCCCCGTTTACCACCTATAAAAATACGCCTTTGTACATTCTCACCTGAGCTTGTCTCAGTGTGTGTTCCTACTCCAGGAGCTTTTAATCCTCCTGGTGAACATGTTCCTTATCCTGGAGCCAACTCCTTTATGTATACTTCCTCCAACCCTCCTCATCCCCACCTCACCCAGATCCttgtaaaaaaaagtaaattgtctGTTTATTGACTTAAAAGTAGTGATGctaaattaatgaaatgaaatgattaatATATGTATGTTGATTTAAACTTGTTTTCCCTCACATAAGAGATGTGCATTTACTAACAGGTAAGTGCAACCTTAGTGTTCGTATGTGAATTGGCGAAGTCAACTGTATTTCTTACATTCTAGGAAATGTTACCTCCCATCCCCTCAGAGGAGCCAGATGAGAGATCAGAAAATGGCCTCGGTAGGCAAGATGATGTTTTTCTTGGAATGAGAATTGTTCTTAAATGCCAAGATCAACTTGGGCAGTGGCAACTTCCATTGttctttgttgtctttctttctttgccaaacCAACTTCCATTGACTGATTTCCTTACCTTTTCTTTCACCTTGAGGGAAGTTTCTCTCTATAAACCATGTGAGATTTGCTGTTGGAAATACATTCTTCAGTAAGCAGGTAAATATTCTCTGggattaaagacagaaaacaggCTTATTTGCCAATTTAGAAGAAACTAGTGTCCCTTATATCTCCACCAACTTGCAAATGAGGCAAATTGgcacaaaattattttctccacttTTAGCAAGACAGAGTTTACCTTTAAGAGGTTGTATAAAAGGTGAACTATAAATAGGCAACCTCCTAAAGAGATGTTATGAATTAGCGGCTAGAATTTTAGGTCAGTAAGAATTTAGGACCATGCTCATGTTATAAGTCTGGATTCTGGGTTCTGGAAAAGGGACATCACATCTCCACATATGCAGAATAAAAACAGTCTAAATGGAAAATGAAGGATAGAAAGAAGAAGCTATAACAGGCAGAGGCCAGAGAATATTCTCTTAGACTGAAAGCTAAAAGAGATCCACGCTTTTGTTGTTTCTGTTCCCCCAGATAATATAAAGCACTATTTGTAGCAACAATTATAGAAACCActcaatataaataaattttttgacTTGTAAAGAGTTTTcctagttttttaattttgtcatctTAACAATTCTATAGGGTAGGTAGGACCCACTTTATTATTGCCATTTGACAGATGGGAAATCAAGGCACAGATGATAGAGAGAATGCATAAAGGGAGTGGAATGCAGTTGATGGCACAATTGGAAGTGTTACCTCAATCCCAGCCTAAAATATTTCCCAGTAAAATACTTTGtactaaaataagaaagaagtagAAGAACAGGTAGCTTATGTTACAAAACCAGGGAGCTCAGAGGTAGGGTTAGTTATGGTTTTTTTCCAACAATGTGTTTGTTCTTTGTGAGATGGTGGTTTCTTCAAGAGCCTGGGGAAAATATCCAACAGGGCTTAGTGGgtccttattattttatttgagacACTGCAAAATTATAAACTCATTTATAGTTCATGTTTTCTCAGCAAgagatatatgtattttacatatgaCCAGCCCTAGGTCTTCTCAAATATCTTCCACAATGGATGAATATACTACTTAACTAGTGAAGAACAGTTAACTACATGCAATCCACTTCCCCACAGACTAATTATACCAAGAGTCTGGTTCTAAGCAGAGCTGAGAAACCAAACCTAAGGATACTAAGTTACATCTTTCTGGTGCGGTCCCACTGAGATGCATTTTAACATCCATCACTGCAAGAACCTCAAGGAAGTCATGAGACTTTCAAAGGCCATTATCTGTTGTAGCCAAAATGGTAGGTAGCAAACACTGCAGTCCCCAGTTTTCCCACCCACTCAGCACTTGACAATGGCAGGCAACAGGAATGCAGATCCATGAAATTATGTCACTTCCGTCCAAAAGGAAAACCAGGTCCCATGAAATATATTCtgaagtaaaggaaagaaaaagcagtttATTAATCCAATAACATGCCGAAGATTGATGTTTATCCTGAAGTGGTCCATGTAAgagttataggaaaaaaatattttaaaaaagtgaaggggagttcccattgtggctcagcagctagcgaacccaactggcatccatgaggacgtgggtttgatcctggccttgctctgtgggttgaggatctggtgttgccatgagctgcggtgtaggtcacagatgcggcttggatcctgcgttgctgtggctgcggcgtaggcaaggcggctgcagctccaattggacccttagcctgggaacctccatgtgtctcaggtgtggccctaagaagacacacacaaaaaaagaccaaaaaaaaaagttgtgaaggTTTATATTAAACTTTAACCCCTATAATACATGAAATGATTCATTTTCTCCATCTCATGATGGTATGATGATGATATGATAATACCAGGAACAAGAAGGGGTTCTATTACTTCATAAAGGCAACAACATGTCACTGAAGAAATTTCTTGTCAACTTGATAAACGTGTTAAAAAGATGAACTTTTACAGATTCTCTGAATTCAGATTTCATGGAATAATTCAGATTTCAAATATGCTCTATCATCTCCAGACAGTGTTTCAAGATTTTGTTAGGAATATGGTTCCTGTGCTGAAACTCCTCTAGTCTTTAAAGAGCCACAGGCTAAACTAGTTCAAGTTAAAGTCGAACATGTTATGAAATGTCAAGCACATATAGTTTTGCTGAGCAAGATGAACTGTAtttgggaactcccaaatgattaagaagaaaatcatgttaaatttaaaaacaaaatgtgaggTAAATATGCACAAGAGCTTATGTGCACATGCACACCAGCGTGtgcacccatacacacacacacacacacacacatacccttcCTCTGCTGAGAAGTCAAAAATCATTCAATGTGTGTCTGTAGTATTCATGAAACTAGCCAACTTATTGGTTTCTCCGGAACATTATTCTAAATACATATGGAATACATGAGCAATAGCACAAAGAATTACATAATAAGTGCCAAAAAGTATTTGGACAGTTCTGTGGGGGTGCAGAGAAGGGTGAAATCTGGGAATAATTTGGAGAACAGGATTACTGTGTGAACAGGAAGAGCTGGGCCTGGATCCTACAGGTAGGATGTGGTAGAAACGAGTGAGGAATTCACaaggatggacagatggactGGGTTCACGGGCTTTTGACTGAGTTGGAGATGCTGTCCTGCAAGCAGAGGTCAGGGCAGGATGAGGTAGATGAATCaggaaaaatgaatccaaatcTGGCTGGAAGATGGGTCATTCCTTTATTTCcacaaataaaatactaaaatggtGGCCATTTGTAATTTATCCCACATTCAGTTTGCTTAAGCTTGGACAGACTTTTTCCAAAGAACTTCTCATAGAAtcagtttgaaaatatttagttttttactCTAGAAAgggaaatctatttttaaaaaagtttgtttaCCAACTCTTCCTTCTATTTGGATTCTCCCCACGCCCCATAcactcatatttctttttttttttttttttttttttttttttgtctttttgctatttctttgggccgcttccgcggcatgtggaggttcccaggctaggggtcgaatcggagctgtagccaccggcctacaccagagccacagccacgcgggatccgagctgcgtctgcaacctacaccacagctcacagcaacgccggatcgttaacccgctgagcaagggcagggaccgaacccgcaacctcatggttcctagtcggattcgttaaccactgcgccacgacgggaactccaacactcatATTTCACTTGAAATTTAACTTTCAGTCTCTCCATGTTTTCTATGCTACCCTTTCTATATTTTCTCCTATAACGCAAGGTGTTTTCCTTCCATGGACACCTTCTCTAAGATGTGCCTATATTTCTTGGTAGGTTTTTCTTTCTAAACTTACAGATACATATTTTTTGCTGAAATTGTGATTGTCCCTTTATTTCATTCCCATAGATTCCAGCTTTTCCAATTCTAGTTACATAACATAATACAAAGCAACCCCAAATACGTTTCTCGATTTGCTTTATTTCTCCAAATTGGGGTTAGGTGAGTCATTTTACTTCATCTTCCCTTTTCTGcaaattctctgccttttctactGACTGTTCAACATCCACAGCTTCCAACCAAAAATGGAGATTCACAGTCTGACaactgaacaaaatatttgaaaccaCAGAGGTCCTTGAGGCATGCGGTTTTTCTGCTCATATTTCACCATTTCCTCCTCTTAAATCTCCTTCTTTGGTTGAGAGTCCAGATGATGTAGTCCTCTGGAAAGAGAACTAAAACTTGTAGGTGCCTGACTTACTGTTTTACTGCCTGACATTTGCCAGGGACCACTTTTCTCAGTGGTGGAAGGGGGAGTGGAGAAAAGGTTTGCATTTGTGTCTCGGAAGTTGCAGAAAAACCCTACAGGCAGGGACACACCCACTTGGAAACCAGGCTTCCCTGGAAGTGGGAGGGAACAGGAACTGGAGGTGCTCTCCTCCACAGGCAGGAGTCAGCTAACAGCCTTCCCAGGTAGTGGGAGCATTCGCCTTGCACGGGAGCCATCGGAGACCAGTCTGGAGGCTTGCTTACCTGTAAGTACCCACTTGTACCTGGGGGGCATCTCCTAACTGTTCTGGGTCGCAAAGCCTGACAAATAAGGCTCTCAATCACTTGAGAAGTCAGGCTGTTTTCAAAACATACcataattttctatttccatttcgTTTATTTACCCTTAAAATGGGGTACCGAAGCCAAACACCTGGAAAATTGCTGTCAGGAAGTTTCTCATCAGCTGTTGGCTTTGTAGGTGATGGTGCCCGGGAAGGTGGCATGTGGTGAGATGCTTGCTGAGGACCACTGGGCACAACCAGGTCTGTGGAAACGTGCTCCGCCTCTCTCTCCTCTATGCATGTCAGCTCCTCCTGCTGAAAACAGCTAAGCCTGCTGTTTGGAGTTCTTAGAATCTCAGCCCCAGAGGGACTTCCCTAGGGACAAACTGACCTCACATTGGGAACTTTATTTCCCAGACCCTGGCAGGCTCTGTAGCCTCTGGACTGCCTGTTGCAACTGTTCTTAGGAAGCATGAGTCTCTCCTATGCCAGCATCTGTCCACACTGAGAGAGCCCAGTGAGGCCCCAGCCCTAGGGGTTCTGGAGCGTTTGGACCCTGAGGCTGCTCCTCCTGCCTCTAAAACACACTGTACAGGTCTCCGGGAGCACAGAAACATCAGAAGCCGCCAGGAGGAGAATCAagagaaaatctaaaattttcaATATTGAAAAACACCTGTGGTGCTGGTTGATGCAGAGAACACTGAACTTACTGAAGAGGATTGTAACTGTTGCACTGTTTTGTTTCATCTTCTGGCCCAGCCAAGGAGAGATCGGCGTGTATTCGGGTCATGGAAAGAATGTACATGAGAGCCTCTGAGGACATTTTGCTTGGCTCTGACTCACCCTGACTCTTCagtgaagcagaaagaaggaaacatcACACCACCCAGGTGTCACCAGCCTTGGACCATTATTGCAAATCTCTAAGAACTACCACAGTCCCTTCCCAAGTACACATTTGGCCTTTGAGACTTTTCGTTTCAGGAAAGCTGTAAAGAGGAGACAGGATGAGgcgggaagaggaggaagaggagggaaccAGGATGAAAGCGAAAGGGCATTTAgaagtgaaggaggaggaggaggtcagtGAGACAGGAGAACTGGTTGGCCCTTTGGCTGGTGCCGTTCCCACTCCAATGCCCCACAACAAGGGGAGCCGCTTTTCGGAGGCTTGGGAGTACTTCCACCTGGCCCCTGCCCGTGCTGGGCACCACCCCAACCAATATGCCACCTGCCGTCTGTGTGGCAGGCAGGTGAGCCGTGGCCCTGGGGTTAACGTGGGCACCACGGCCCTGTGGAAGCATCTGAAAAGCATGCACAAAGAGGAGCTGGAGAAGGGTGGCCACGGGCAGGCAGGGCAGCGCCAAGACCCCAGTCTTCAAGGGCCCCAGCTCCCTATGGGCATTGAGGGCGACTGGGCCAGGCTCCTGGAGCAGGTGGGGGCCCTGGCTTTATGGGCCAgtcaaagagaaagggaaatccTTAGGAGAGAGAGGGCAGTGGAATGGCGGGAGAGGGCtgtggaaaggagagaaagagccctggaggaGGTAGAAAGGGCCATCCTGGAGATGAAGCGGAAAATAAGGGCTGAGAAGGAGGCCTGCCAGAGGGAGAAAGACCAGCCTACAGCAGCTCATCCCTTCCACTTCGTTTAAATGGGCTTGATGGAATCTATTTTGAAAACACTGACCTTAGACTCATAGCAAAGAAGCCATTTTAgttccagtttaaaaaaacagCCAAGTGGCTTAGTGGGATTTGGGTTCTAAGAGAGAGCGTAGGGTGGAGAGGTTAATCTCAGCAGGCTTTGATTGACCAAATGCTTATCTATGGGGTTCCTGGAGCTGTACTGATCAAAACTTTAATATATACTAattaaagagaaatgtttttttgCTGCCATGGGTCTGTGAGTTGTTTGGGGGCAAGATGTTGAGGGAAAATAATGGAATTTATGCCTAGAACTGGGTTTTGGTGGGGCTGTAGGTTTTGATGGTTGAGGCTGGTTGGGTGGCTGAAATGTACCTATGTGACCAGCTCACTCTTGAGATCCCACCACGAGCAAGGATTAGGCTTCCTGGGATAGAAGTGTTTGCACATACGCTGGTGTTGATTCGAGACCTGCACACAAAGCATATTCTGTGGGACCCAGCAGTGCAAGGACAAAGAAGCTGGAGCCTGACATCTCCAGACCCTTCGGAGGATCATCCTTCTCCCATTATTGCAACTGCTTGTAAAGCTGTTTCATCAGCATAACCTGTCTGAGGCCCGTAAGTCTTTCCAACAATCTAACACATAAGCAGTTAGTGCAAAATTAGCACAGAGACAAAGACTCTTCAACTCCCTTGAATTAAACTCAAAGAATAGAGGATACAAAAatgtattcataaatattttcaaaaacaatttgaCTTCATCTTAAGGTCTGTTAAAGGAAGTGTGTgagaaagagatgaaggaaatggaaagaaaaataaaaagatagagtGATAGggtaaatagaagaaataaagaacagagacagaaaagtaaaaaaggaagaaaaagggataGAGAAGACAAGTACAAATAAGAGAAGAGAGACAGCTCCCTAGAAAAAATTCACCACGGAAAGGTTAAGACTTTGACTGTCTGggagagtgaaggagagagaacATTTTCTTAGCTTCTGAGGTCAATTAGAATGAGTGAAGTGGCTTTTGTTTTGTCCCCATAGACCACACAGACCACTCATTCATTTGAACAGTAAGTTTTGGAATATGATCCGGTCTTTAAAATACTAACTGCATGCTAATgcattgttttcagattttttttaaaaagctactcaTCTTTAAATATTCAGAGATGCTTTGAAAAAAAAGGGATCCTGCAGTCCATATGGAGAGGGAAATTCCCTGGGCTGCTGAGGACACGTTAAAATGTTAACTtgggaataggaaaaaaatcaagctaaAGTACCTTGGCCTTTGTGCCAGAGCTGACTTGTTTTGGATGATTCCTATAGAACCTATAACTCTTGTTTAAAAActgaattggggagttcccgttgtggcacagtggttaacgaatccgactaggaaccttgaggttttgggttcgatccctggccttgctcagtgggttaacaatccggcgttgccgtgagctgcagtgcaggtcgcagacacggctcggatcccacgttgctgtggctctggcataggccggcagcaacagctctgattagacccctagcctgggaacctccatatgccatgggagtggctgtagaaaagacaaaaaaaaaaaaataataataataataattaaaatggaattgGGAGTGAGGAAGAGGAGATGGTGAGAGCTGAGGAAGACAAGAGGAGATAAAGAAGCATCTCATTGTATAGATAACCTGAGGCACCCATCTCCCCCAAAGCAGACAAAATCATGGTATAATAATGGCGTCATGCCTTGTTCAGTCCTCGCCTCCTTGGCTCCTTCTAATTGCTTGTTCTTAGACATGTCAGCAGCTCTTAACAGCCAGACCTGTGCTCCTCGTGAGCTGTTTGTGGAACAGATACAGGTCCAAACACCAGGCTTGTGAAAAACCCAGGCTGCACTAGAGTCCTGTaatctcgtttttttttttttctagaaacttGCCTGATATTAAAGATTTCACTTCCTTTGTAGTTTCTCCACAGGGGTGTGGTGCCCCATTATGACCTTCTCCATCTGTGGTGAAAGCTCAGGGGCTCAACACTGCAAATGATAATGAGGCTGGCAGCCACATGGCTGGAGATTTGGACTTGGACCCTTATTGTGCCACAAAAGATGCtgatggggaaggggagaaggctGCAATGTCtaatcttacacacacacatacacgtgtaCACACGGAATGGAGCTTAAGGTCAAGGAATCCACAAAAACTCAGGCTTTGCCAaaccaaaaggaaataaacagaaacaatCAAGTTCTGTAAGTAGCTACTGGGGCTATGCTGCTAAACTCTGATGTGTGGTTTTAGATTATGGGGTCCGTTTCCCATGGTTCTTATTATTTGGCCTCTCTCCCCTTTGAGGCATTTTAACTCCATCTGCTTTTATTTCCTAAGTTTTACATGAGGtagttttatttagatttttttttctt is a genomic window of Sus scrofa isolate TJ Tabasco breed Duroc chromosome 13, Sscrofa11.1, whole genome shotgun sequence containing:
- the ZBED2 gene encoding zinc finger BED domain-containing protein 2, which codes for MRREEEEEEGTRMKAKGHLEVKEEEEVSETGELVGPLAGAVPTPMPHNKGSRFSEAWEYFHLAPARAGHHPNQYATCRLCGRQVSRGPGVNVGTTALWKHLKSMHKEELEKGGHGQAGQRQDPSLQGPQLPMGIEGDWARLLEQVGALALWASQREREILRRERAVEWRERAVERRERALEEVERAILEMKRKIRAEKEACQREKDQPTAAHPFHFV